One segment of Macaca fascicularis isolate 582-1 chromosome 2, T2T-MFA8v1.1 DNA contains the following:
- the HRH1 gene encoding histamine H1 receptor, with protein MPMTLPNSSCLSEDKMCEGNKTTMASPQLMPLVVVLSTISLVTVGLNLLVLYAVRSERKLHTVGNLYIVSLSVADLIVGAVVMPMNILYLLTSKWLLGRPLCLFWLSMDYVASTASIFSVFILCIDRYRSVQQPLRYLKYRTKTRASATILGAWFLSFLWVIPILGWNHFMQQTSVRREDKCETDFYDVTWFKVMTAIINFYLPTLLMLWFYAKIYKAVQQHCQHRELINGSLPSFSEIKLRPENPKVGTKKPGKESPWEVLKRKPKDAGGGSVLKSPSQTPKEMKSPVVFSQEDDGEVDKLHCFPLDIMQMQTAAEGSSRDCVADNQSHGQLKTDEQGLNTHEASEMPEDQMLGDSQSFSRTDSDTITETAPGKGKLRSGSNTGLDYIKFTWKRLRSHSRQYVSGLHMNRERKAAKQLGFIMAAFILCWIPYFIFFMVIAFCKSCCNEHLHMFTIWLGYINSTLNPLIYPLCNENFKKTFKRILRIRS; from the coding sequence ATGCCAATGACCCTCCCCAATTCCTCCTGCCTCTCAGAAGACAAGATGTGTGAGGGGAACAAGACCACTATGGCCAGCCCCCAGCTGATGCCACTGGTGGTGGTCCTGAGCACTATCTCCTTGGTCACAGTGGGGCTCAACCTGCTGGTGCTGTATGCTGTACGGAGTGAGCGGAAGCTCCACACCGTGGGGAACCTGTACATCGTCAGCCTCTCGGTGGCGGACCTGATCGTGGGTGCTGTCGTCATGCCTATGAACATCCTCTACCTGCTCACGTCCAAGTGGTTACTGGGCCGTCCTCTCTGCCTCTTTTGGCTTTCCATGGACTACGTGGCCAGCACAGCGTCCATTTTCAGTGTCTTCATCCTGTGCATTGATCGCTACCGCTCTGTCCAGCAGCCCCTCAGGTACCTTAAGTATCGTACCAAGACTCGAGCCTCAGCCACCATTTTGGGGGCctggtttctctcttttctgtggGTTATTCCCATTCTAGGCTGGAATCACTTCATGCAGCAGACCTCGGTGCGCCGAGAGGACAAGTGTGAGACAGATTTCTATGATGTCACCTGGTTCAAGGTCATGACTGCCATCATCAACTTCTACCTGCCCACCTTGCTCATGCTCTGGTTCTATGCCAAGATCTACAAGGCCGTACAACAACACTGCCAGCACCGGGAGCTCATCAATggatccctcccttccttctcagAAATtaagctgaggccagagaaccCCAAGGTGGGTACCAAGAAACCAGGGAAGGAGTCTCCCTGGGAGGTTCTGAAAAGGAAGCCAAAAGATGCTGGTGGTGGATCTGTCTTGAAGTCACCATCCCAAACCCCAAAGGAGATGAAATCCCCAGTTGTCTTCAGCCAAGAGGACGATGGAGAAGTGGACAAACTCCACTGCTTTCCACTTGATATTATGCAGATGCAGACTGCAGCAGAGGGGAGTAGCAGGGACTGTGTAGCCGACAACCAGAGCCATGGCCAGCTCAAGACAGATGAGCAGGGCCTGAACACACATGAGGCCAGCGAGATGCCAGAGGATCAGATGTTAGGTGATAGCCAATCTTTCTCTCGAACAGATTCAGATACCATCACAGAGACAGCACCAGGCAAAGGCAAATTGAGGAGTGGGTCTAACACAGGCCTGGATTACATCAAGTTTACTTGGAAGAGGCTCCGCTCACATTCAAGACAGTATGTATCTGGATTGCACATGAACCGCGAAAGGAAGGCCGCCAAACAGTTGGGTTTTATCATGGCAGCCTTCATCCTCTGCTGGATCCCTTACTTCATCTTCTTCATGGTCATTGCCTTCTGCAAGAGCTGTTGCAATGAACATCTGCACATGTTCACCATCTGGCTGGGCTATATCAACTCCACGCTGAATCCCCTCATCTACCCCTTGTGCAATGAGAACTTCAAGAAGACGTTCAAGAGAATTCTGCGTATTCGCTCCTAA